A genomic segment from Nicotiana sylvestris chromosome 1, ASM39365v2, whole genome shotgun sequence encodes:
- the LOC104233197 gene encoding tryptophan synthase alpha chain has translation MASFLKATHFIHSSNKLEYYAFPHSYNNTQRLKISTSVKPPMAALTTAPTVGLSETFARLRKQGKVALIPYITAGDPDMSTTAEALKVLDRCGSDIIELGVPYSDPLADGPVIQAAATRSLSRGTNFPKVLSMLKDVVPQLSCPIALFTYYNPILKRGTEKFMATVRDAGVHGLVVPDVPLEETETLRKEAARHNIELVLLTTPTTPTVRMKAITEASEGFVYLVSSIGVTGARESVSSKVQSLLIDIKEATSKPVAVGFGISKPEHVKQVAGWGADGVIVGSAMVRILGEAKSPEEGLKELEVFATSLKSALS, from the exons ATGGCATCTTTTCTGAAAGCAACCCACTTCATTCACTCCAGTAACAAGCTTGAATATTACGCGTTTCCTCACTCCTATAATAATACCCAAAGACTCAAGATTTCAACTTCAGTCaaacctcccatggctgccctcaccaCCGCACCAACTGTTGGACTTTCTGAAACTTTCGCTCGATTGAGGAAACAAGGCAAA GTGGCATTAATTCCATATATCACTGCTGGGGATCCTGACATGTCAACAACTGCAGAAGCACTGAAAGTGCTCGATCGATGTGGTTCGGATATCATAGAACTAGGAGTACCTTACTCTGATCCGTTGGCTGATGGTCCAGTCATCCAG GCTGCTGCTACAAGATCACTGAGTAGAGGGACCAATTTTCCCAAAGTCTTATCAATGCTAAAAGAC GTTGTGCCTCAGTTGTCCTGTCCAATTGCCTTGTTCACATATTATAATCCAATACTTAAGCGCGGTACTGAAAAGTTCATGGCCACTGTGAGAGATGCTGGTGTACATG GACTTGTTGTTCCAGATGTCCCTCTCGAGGAAACTGAAACTTTAAGAAAGGAAGCTGCTAGGCATAATATTGAATTG GTATTGCTTACAACACCAACTACTCCAACAGTTCGTATGAAGGCCATTACTGAAGCTTCGGAAGGATTTGTGTATCTT GTGAGCTCAATCGGAGTTACTGGAGCTCGTGAATCTGTAAGTTCGAAGGTTCAATCGCTCCTGATCGACATTAAAGAG GCAACATCTAAACCGGTGGCAGTCGGATTTGGTATATCAAAACCCGAGCATGTCAAACAG GTGGCAGGATGGGGAGCTGATGGTGTGATTGTTGGCAGTGCGATGGTAAGAATATTAGGTGAAGCAAAATCCCCCGAAGAAGGCTTAAAGGAATTAGAGGTCTTTGCGACATCTTTAAAATCTGCACTCTCTTGA
- the LOC138877229 gene encoding uncharacterized protein, which translates to MTFRKCDVSCKDATAAVSAELSHIGPITRSKFRASGLDGTEYFASLEPSSNLGEFEDLVDSPISTMVNALMTDTTNVDEKFAMMEQTIEVLKKSVEDKDLQIAQLMNKLEAYAPEESSHVPPRSSVFTSPKTAIEESLAKFNIQKEKQSTLVAALSVQQLQDMITNTIRSQYGEPSQSSLYYSKPYTKRIDCLTMPTNYQPSKPHQFDGKGNLRKHIAHFVETCSNAGTHGDLLVKQFVRSLKGNAFDWYIDLEPESIDNWEQLEKEFLNRFYSTRRTVSMIELTGTKQRQDEPVVDYINRWRALSLDCKDRLSEISAVEMCIQGMHWGLLYIL; encoded by the exons ATGACCTTCCGCAAGTGTGATGTTTCATGCAAAGATGCTACTGCTGCTGTGTCTGCTGAGCTTAGTCATATTGGCCCAATCACTCGAAGCAAGTTCAGGGCTAGTGGCTTGGATGGGACCGAATACTTCGCCTCCTTGGAG CCTAGCTCCAACCTTGGGGAATTTGAGGATTTGGTGGATTCTCCAATTTCAACGATGGTCAACGCCTTAATGACTGACACAACTAACGTGGATGAGAAGTTTGCCATGATGGAACAAACTATTGAAGTCTTGAAGAAATCTGTTGAAGACAAAGACCTTCAAATCGCTCAACTCATGAACAAATTGGAGGCCTATGCACCAGAAGAATCAAGCCACGTCCCTCCTCGTTCATCTGTCTTCACCTCGCCAAAGACGGCTATTGAGGAATCACTTGCCAAGTTCaacattcaaaaggaaaagcaatCCACTTTAGTTGCGGCGTTATCTGTCCAACAATTGCAAGACATGATAACAAACACCATTAGATCTCAATATGGCGAACCATCGCAAAGTTCGTTGTACTACTCTAAGCCTTATACTAAGAGGATTGACTGTCTAACCATGCCAACCAATTATCAACCATCAAAGCCGCATCAATTTGATGGCAAAGGGAACCTAAGGAAACATATTGCCCACTTTGTCGAGACTTGTAGCAATGCTGGAACGCATGGTGACCTTTTGGTAAAACAATTTGTTCGTTCTCTGAAAGGGAATGCATTTGACTGGTATATTGACTTAGAGCCCGAGTCCATTGATAATTGGGAGCAACTTGAGAAGGAATTCCTCAATCGTTTTTACAGTACCCGAAGAACTGTAAGCATGATAGAGTTGACAGGCACTAAGCAAAGGCAGGACGAGCCCGTGGTTGATTACATTAATCGTTGGAGGGCGTTAAGTTTGGACTGCAAGGACCGCCTTTCAGAAATATCTGCTGTGGAGATGTGCATTCAAGGAATGCACTGGGGCCTTTTGTACATCCTATAA